A window of Panicum virgatum strain AP13 chromosome 8K, P.virgatum_v5, whole genome shotgun sequence contains these coding sequences:
- the LOC120644840 gene encoding uncharacterized protein LOC120644840 yields MEHNILELILDGKEEPTCVPLHILVDITAKFSNRRVIGHGGFGVVYKGYLRNGIVAVKKSSSMPATQEEEFDREVKNMLRVKHENIIRFLGYCSNTHMIFIEHEGKLTGARVLDTMLCFEFASNGNLRKHINGDDSGLEWPTRYKIIKGVCEGLYYLHSSQIVHRDLKPENILLDEHYKPKIADFGLSKTLEDGASKVITKSNTASEWYIAPEFRSGGVESYEYDIYSLGVIITEIITGSREKPNVENVSRYWMQRVRMALLYQVETCTKIAVRCVNPQRKGRPKIKDIVEDLNKMETQMLSQGLDAIALNSSSGKLSSLHVPERGPLDVVIVYAFDCSDSTSAWYTVDDGVFWMVQEKLTHFVDSCLGYIYVMLTSNTYTCDMKPVDSGETKATGYTSFARNRTTCKKDMASGLAEAHKMIGYRGSYQNGIILFFSDGLINKGDFFDGTENFTSKVPVHTFTLGGDANNQCLLEIAANSPGGKFHTAPVPDRPNLSPTFSRLLDSILGGTTMVDDAKPPKPSSSARGPLDVVIVYAFDCTNSTPAWYTVDGGVFWLVQEKLTQYADSCLGYIYVMSTPNTYTCDMKPVDSAETKATGYKSFARRRMTCTKYMASGLVEAHKMIGNRGSYQNGIILFFSDGLINTGDFFDGTESFISKVPVHTFTLGGDAYNHGLQAIAANSPGGTFNPVPIPEIPQLSAPFKKLLDGLLRGAMRD; encoded by the exons atggagcATAATATCCTGGAGCTTATACTTGACGGGAAGGAGGAGCCGACATGTGTGCCGTTGCATATTCTAGTTGATATTACAGCAAAATTTTCTAACAGGCGAGTAATTGGTCATGGTGGTTTTGGAGTGGTTTACAAG GGATATCTTCGAAATGGTATTGTGGCTGTCAAAAAATCCTCGAGCATGCCTGCAACCCAAGAGGAGGAATTTGATCGGGAGGTTAAAAACATGTTGAGAGTTAAGCACGAAAATATAATACGGTTTCTAGGCTATTGTTCCAATACACACATGATCTTTATAGAACATGAAGGGAAGCTAACTGGAGCCCGTGTATTAGACACCATGCTCTGTTTTGAGTTTGCAAGTAATGGCAACCTAAGAAAGCATATTAACG GTGATGATTCAGGCCTTGAATGGCCTACACGGTATAAAATAATTAAAGGAGTTTGTGAAGGTTTGTATTATCTTCACAGCAGCCAAATAGTTCATAGGGATCTTAAGCCTGAAAATATATTGTTAGATGAACACTACAAACCAAAAATTGCGGATTTTGGTTTATCAAAAACCCTTGAAGATGGAGCATCGAAAGTTATAACTAAAAGCAATACTGCATCTGA ATGGTACATCGCTCCAGAATTCAGAAGTGGTGGTGTGGAATCATACGAGTATGACATATACAGTCTTGGTGTTATTATCACTGAGATTATCACTGGATCGAGAGAAAAGCCAAATGTAGAAAAT GTAAGTAGATATTGGATGCAGAGGGTTAGGATGGCACTTTTATATCAAGTGGAGACATGTACAAAAATTGCAGTGCGATGTGTGAATCCACAAAGAAAGGGGAGACCGAAGATAAAGGATATTGTAGAAGACCTGAATAAAATGGAAACTCAAATGTTGAGCCAG GGTCTCGATGCCATAGCTTTAAACTCCTCGAGTGGAAAGTTAAGCTCCCTCCATGTTCCAG AGAGGGGGCCACTAGATGTAGTCATTGTGTACGCATTTGACTGCTCCGACTCGACCTCGGCCTGGTACACTGTGGATGATGGAGTCTTTTGGATGGTGCAAGAGAAGCTCACCCACTTTGTCGACAGCTGCCTTGGTTACATCTACGTCATGCTGACCAGTAACACATACACGTGTGACATGAAACCAGTTGACTCAGGTGAGACAAAGGCAACTGGCTACACGAGCTTCGCCAGGAACAGGACGACCTGCAAGAAAGACATGGCTTCCGGCCTTGCCGAGGCGCATAAAATGATTGGCTACCGGGGTTCGTACCAAAACGGCATCATCTTATTCTTCTCGGATGGGCTGATAAACAAGGGAGACTTCTTTGATGGAACTGAGAATTTCACCTCCAAAGTGCCTGTGCACACGTTTACTCTCGGTGGGGATGCAAATAACCAG TGTCTCCTTGAAATTGCTGCAAATTCGCCGGGAGGGAAGTTTCACACGGCCCCTGTGCCAGACAGACCGAATCTGTCACCAACTTTCTCAAGGCTACTTGATAGCATCCTTGGCGGCACCACGATGGTCGACGACGCAAAGCCTCCTAAACCCAGTTCATCAG CACGGGGGCCATTGGACGTGGTGATTGTGTACGCCTTTGACTGCACAAACTCTACCCCAGCCTGGTACACGGTTGATGGCGGGGTGTTTTGGTTGGTGCAAGAGAAGCTTACCCAGTATGCTGACAGCTGCCTCGGTTACATCTACGTCATGTCGACCCCTAACACGTACACATGCGACATGAAACCAGTTGACTCAGCAGAAACTAAGGCAACCGGATACAAATCGTTTGCAAGACGCAGGATGACGTGCACGAAATATATGGCATCCGGTCTCGTTGAAGCGCATAAAATGATTGGCAACCGTGGGTCGTACCAAAACGGCATCATCTTGTTCTTCTCTGATGGTTTGATAAACACGGGAGACTTCTTTGACGGAACTGAGAGCTTCATCTCCAAAGTGCCTGTGCACACATTCACTCTTGGCGGCGACGCATATAACCAT GGTCTCCAAGCCATTGCCGCAAATTCACCGGGTGGGACATTCAATCCCGTTCCCATTCCGGAGATACCACAGCTGTCGGCGCCCTTCAAGAAACTATTGGACGGCCTCCTCAGAGGCGCCATGAGGGACTGA